The proteins below are encoded in one region of Dioscorea cayenensis subsp. rotundata cultivar TDr96_F1 chromosome 18, TDr96_F1_v2_PseudoChromosome.rev07_lg8_w22 25.fasta, whole genome shotgun sequence:
- the LOC120282095 gene encoding uncharacterized protein LOC120282095 isoform X1, which yields MDEARGLDLNSRADHPESSSVDPVEALAMSPSAVAEADRADAGDGAGGELQSAEIDGQREDGGDLKMEMVEGRSLECGEVVAGVRAGCGEVDDVDRLGKDGSCGDLEMVVDVRGGEVGGASGKVVSGLEISDQVEQIEEGKERGLVESGQSESVTTDVVPCSSETQKGDAFAGVEERKNDGVTEVQGSVEDLEGVNADVEEVDIQEEVKEEGVSLASDLRGSELTSGSGERVIADEKRDMVVGEVEALSTVENDELVATPNSGKDSDVEGEVGVLDNRRIEVTIAHRADASEAGPMSVSDVATEAVVQVDRELELVDRSGGDEKMMLDTINAPCSSKTAGLESLEGATDLGICDQAEFVDDAASSLEHCERLIGDVPECDSEREMGSRKSGDQRLKLTEEREVSMDEITEPPSVAPSVPKSDSVEVSADLGDVDERHQEKKAVQGSCSNFLNPLVVVEEPTIEDKLGEHETVVLDLIDKNPDVQEVANASASEEEQKIESVSLDNNRPITLTKESDTINVHEGDRGDQKAAINLVPLINKNLEVEADAVLANEEVAKAVVSVPADDPSLVPIMKNTVSANVIAEAHDRDLNPICESVRGHLVNTEDSICAHDPENSIMDSDVQTSYANSVEVDIAQGGAKANVNLESSGSAEKSKNRNIQLVIENPDDGGESSNDNPYLLDKDMMEIDEPKPSMLSSIQSFTPQEKQEAKATIASTDDDNLGNNSYEAVSPVFPQSEPVGLDASPGRVQMLNTESMNYTANTSLDEFCRHADVVRESGPSAGLPFKGESALQDGSSTDVMDPCIDGEADILQSAFVDGDENFTMTEGGQDVMNTDLCNDGTDKVHDKEDKVLERVDGVTVEDCEVSNMEKGQHARYYLASQDTTSVSISDLVWGKVKSHPWWPGQIFDSSDASELALKYQKKDNFLVAYFGDKTFAWCEESQLKPFLEYFSQMANQSTSDAFINALDDVLQEVSRRVQLGMTCQCTPEVTYTDIKYQKIDNAGVRKGTSGKVFDRSQIVNSFQPDRLLLYVRTLAQFSKRETDRLDLVLAQAHLNAFYMLKGYSQHPVLFLCGGLAENDDEVSPPGEDISEPQNAVEHHYGKNKLRGRKHTSDKQNASEDISEQNVYELMEAETNFQFVDGDRKKSGLELPGKSYSRLSGRKHKIDDFDPMDLEKNKKERFDSLGDFKPKPSLIGSFKIGECIRRAASQLTGSTPVLKSPSEALQKSVSKGGDHTSFDVSGFDDSPHTPVETRRTKARISDDNSSSSEMLSQLCLAARDPFKHYSFIPQIVNFFSDFRNSSVSDSSKDSEPVPAPVEKIAAKRGRKKKTDTQPSSVPASSVTSAPDYMSDSYWSDMLFHSSPEGNLSPNGMKRKGSYMRSQRKKRKSLLETTSSLQPDPMLGNAKQQVVNASPNLKQELAAERPIIGLGRKHSDECTPTELVLCFNKPDSMPSRTDLIKIFGRYGPLKESATEVMKKTNRVKVVFKRRADAEIAFSSAGKYSIFGPSLISYRLRYLPSIPEDPTDSSPQEMQDALPDTTQQKAEDAPAEVNIQNAKDAPPGEIPQEARDGDQGTTPDASSNVISQDVEDVPTKTTHQDTNDAIPDITPDTHSEIMAQDAEDTPAKITQQDANKATPDTTADAPSETAPPDAEDTLPVAMSDAEDSLPVATSDAAPNVILQEAEHSLAETRQQDAEDILPDATADVLLLEMEDTPAETTQLDAEDTLPGTTSVAPPDIMLQDGEDTAAGNRPQDAEDTLPDTTSVAPPDIMLQDGEDSAAEIRLQDAEDALPDVIPDVTFQQAEDTHAETTQQDTEDALQDATSVAPPDVVLQDMEDIPAQTVASDANNALPDKISSATPDVTLQEAEDTPAGITQQGAEVAVADTTLDAPSDTILQDMEDTPAEAIPQDAEVAPSVIVLQEVEAAPAETILQDAEDALPDITSDAHADMVLHDMEHAHAEATPQDPEDSLPDTTSDAPTDKILNCMEVTPAESSPQGTLDETLDATPEMMLQDVEDTPTETKQQDAEVLVPDPKLDALPDKVLQDAEVSPAETSPQYADAALPDSTTLDLLPNKVAQDVEDTLLQTTPQDANDALPDTTLQDPRKALQSTIPEDSQGIASETKPQDVKDVASEDSAEAEGEIVVDAAQVEAIS from the exons ATGGATGAGGCCCGTGGCCTCGATCTTAACTCCCGGGCTGACCATCCGGAATCATCCTCGGTTGATCCGGTGGAAGCCCTAGCTATGAGCCCTTCAGCGGTGGCGGAAGCTGATCGTGCTGATGCCGGTGATGGTGCAGGAGGTGAGCTTCAGAGTGCTGAAATTGATGGTCAACGGGAAGATGGAGGTGATCTGAAGATGGAAATGGTGGAAGGGAGAAGTTTGGAGTGCGGTGAAGTGGTGGCGGGAGTTCGTGCTGGCTGTGGAGAGGTTGACGATGTTGATCGGCTTGGAAAGGATGGATCTTGTGGTGACTTGGAGATGGTTGTTGATGTTCGTGGTGGTGAGGTTGGGGGTGCTTCTGGGAAAGTTGTTTCTGGGTTGGAGATCAGTGACCAAGTTGAGCAAATTGAGGAAGGGAAGGAGCGAGGGTTAGTGGAGAGTGGGCAGTCTGAGTCTGTTACTACTGATGTTGTTCCTTGTTCTTCCGAGACTCAGAAAGGAGATGCATTTGCTGGTGTGGAGGAGCGAAAAAATGATGGAGTTACTGAAGTGCAGGGATCTGTTGAGGATTTGGAAGGAGTGAATGCTGATGTTGAGGAGGTTGACATACAAGAGGAAGTCAAGGAGGAAGGGGTGAGCTTGGCCAGTGATTTGAGGGGAAGTGAATTAACCAGTGGGTCTGGTGAAAGAGTCATTGCTGATGAGAAGAGGGATATGGTGGTTGGGGAGGTGGAGGCTCTGAGCACAGTGGAGAATGATGAATTGGTTGCGACTCCCAACAGTGGGAAGGATTCAGATGTAGAAGGTGAAGTTGGAGTGCTTGACAATAGAAGAATTGAAGTTACAATTGCTCACAGGGCTGATGCTTCTGAGGCTGGCCCGATGAGTGTGTCTGATGTAGCTACTGAAGCTGTTGTTCAGGTTGACAGAGAGCTGGAATTGGTAGATAGATCTGGTGGTGATGAGAAAATGATGCTCGACACAATAAATGCTCCATGTTCCTCCAAAACTGCAGGCCTTGAAAGTTTGGAAGGGGCAACAGATTTGGGGATTTGTGACCAAGCTGAATTTGTAGATGATGCTGCATCTTCTCTAGAGCATTGTGAGAGATTGATTGGTGATGTACCAGAATGTGATTCAGAGAGAGAAATGGGAAGTAGAAAAAGTGGTGACCAGAGACTAAAATTAACTGAAGAGCGGGAGGTGAGCATGGATGAAATTACTGAACCACCATCAGTTGCTCCTTCAGTGCCTAAGAGTGATAGTGTAGAAGTCTCAGCAGATTTGGGAGATGTGGATGAGCGCCATCAAGAGAAGAAGGCTGTACAAGGTTCTTGTTCCAACTTCCTGAACCCATTGGTAGTTGTGGAGGAACCGACAATAGAAGACAAGTTGGGAGAGCATGAAACTGTTGTATTGGATTTGATTGACAAGAATCCAGATGTTCAGGAGGTTGCTAATGCTTCTGCAAGTGAAGAGGAACAGAAGATAGAGTCAGTGTCCTTGGACAACAACAGACCAATCACTCTCACTAAGGAATCGGATACTATCAATGTACATGAAGGTGACAGAGGAGATCAGAAAGCTGCTATTAATCTTGTGCCTCTGATTAACAAGAATCTTGAAGTTGAAGCGGATGCTGTTCTTGCAAATGAAGAGGTAGCCAAGGCGGTGGTGTCTGTGCCTGCAGATGATCCTTCATTAGTTCCTATCATGAAAAATACAGTCTCAGCCAATGTAATTGCTGAAGCACATGATAGAGATTTAAATCCAATCTGTGAGAGTGTCAGAGGACACCTTGTCAACACTGAAGATTCTATTTGTGCACATGATCCAGAAAATAGTATCATGGATAGTGATGTACAAACATCATATGCAAATTCAGTTGAGGTAGATATTGCTCAGGGAGGAGCCAAGGCAAATGTGAATTTAGAAAGCAGTGGTTCTGCAGAGAAATCTAAAAACAGAAATATCCAACTTGTTATTGAAAATccagatgatggtggagaaagtaGTAATGACAATCCATATTTACTTGACAAGGACATGATGGAAATTGATGAACCAAAGCCTTCCATGCTATCTTCCATCCAGTCTTTTACACCTCAAGAGAAGCAGGAAGCAAAAGCTACTATTGCTTCAACAGATGATGACAATCTTGGCAATAATTCTTATGAAGCTGTGTCACCTGTTTTTCCACAGAGTGAGCCTGTAGGTCTGGATGCTTCTCCTGGTAGAGTTCAAATGCTTAATACAGAATCCATGAATTATACTGCAAATACTTCTCTGGATGAATTTTGCAGACATGCAGATGTTGTTCGAGAGTCGGGGCCTTCGGCAGGATTGCCTTTTAAAGGTGAATCAGCATTGCAGGATGGTAGTTCAACTGATGTTATGGATCCTTGTATTGATGGAGAGGCTGATATTCTTCAAAGTGCATTTGTTGATGGTGATGAAAATTTTACAATGACGGAAGGTGGTCAAGATGTGATGAATACAGATTTGTGTAATGATGGCACTGATAAGGTTCATGATAAGGAAGATAAAGTATTGGAAAGAGTAGATGGTGTAACTGTTGAAGATTGTGAAGTTTCTAATATGGAAAAAGGTCAACATGCAAGGTACTATTTGGCTTCTCAAGACACAACTAGCGTCTCTATATCTGATTTGGTCTGGGGCAAAGTGAAGAGCCATCCTTGGTGGCCTGGCCAAATTTTTGATTCTTCAGATGCATCAGAACTAGCACTGAAATATCAGAAGAAGGACAACTTCCTTGTGGCATATTTTGGAGACAAAACATTTGCTTGGTGTGAAGAATCCCAGTTAAAGCCTTTCCTTGAATACTTCTCACAGATGGCAAATCAAAGCACTTCAGATGCCTTTATAAATGCTTTGGATGATGTTCTGCAGGAGGTTTCTAGACGAGTACAGTTGGGGATGACATGCCAATGTACACCTGAAGTAACTTATACTGATATTAAGTATCAAAAGATAGATAATGCCGGCGTACGGAAAGGAACCTCAGGCAAAGTGTTTGACAGGTCTCAGATTGTCAATAGTTTTCAACCTGATAGGCTCCTACTGTATGTTCGCACATTAGCTCAGTTTTCAAAGAGAGAGACTGATAGGCTGGATCTTGTGCTAGCCCAAGCTCATTTGAATGCCTTTTATATGTTGAAAGGTTATTCTCAACACCCTGTGTTATTTCTCTGCGGAGGTTTGGCAGAGAATGATGATGAGGTATCACCTCCTGGCGAGGACATATCTGAACCACAGAATGCTGTGGAGCATCATTATGGGAAGAATAAGTTGAGAGGAAGGAAGCACACTTCTGATAAACAAAATGCATCGGAAGATATTAGTGAACAAAATGTGTATGAACTGATGGAAGCAGAAactaattttcaatttgtagATGGTGACAGAAAGAAATCAGGTCTGGAATTGCCAGGCAAATCATATTCACGGTTGTCTGGAAGGAAAcacaaaattgatgattttgatCCTATGGATTtggagaaaaataagaaagaaaggttCGACTCTTTAGGAGATTTTAAACCCAAACCATCACTTATTGGCTCTTTCAAAATTGGAGAATGCATTCGTCGAGCTGCAAGCCAGCTAACAGGATCGACGCCTGTCCTAAAGAGTCCTAGTGAGGCACTCCAGAAAAGTGTGTCCAAGGGTGGTGATCATACAAGTTTTGATGTTTCTGGGTTTGATGATTCACCTCACACTCCTGTTGAGACCCGGAGAACAAAAGCGAGAATCTCAGATGACAATTCATCTTCAAGTGAAATGCTTTCACAACTCTGCTTAGCCGCCAGAGATCCTTTTAAACATTACAGCTTTATTCCTCAAATAGTCAATTTCTTCTCTGATTTTAGAAATTCATCTGTGTCTGATTCCTCCAAAGACAGTGAACCTGTGCCTGCACCTGTGGAGAAAATAGCAGCTAAAAGGGGTAGGAAGAAAAAGACAGACACCCAGCCTTCCTCGGTGCCAGCCTCTTCTGTGACATCAGCACCTGATTATATGTCTGACTCTTATTGGTCTGATATGCTTTTCCATAGCAGTCCGGAAGGCAATCTATCTCCCAATGgcatgaaaagaaaaggatctTATATGAGGAGCcaaaggaagaagaggaaatctCTGTTGGAAACAACATCATCTCTTCAACCTGACCCAATGTTGGGTAATGCAAAACAACAAGTAGTAAATGCAAGCCCTAATCTGAAGCAGGAATTGGCGGCAGAAAGACCAATCATAGGCTTGGGTCGAAAACATTCTGATGAGTGCACTCCTACTGAACTTGTTTTATGCTTCAACAAACCCGATTCCATGCCTTCTAGAACAGACCTTATCAAGATTTTTGGTCGTTATGGACCATTGAAGGAATCAGCAACGGAGGTTATGAAGAAGACGAACCGTGTTAAAGTAGTCTTCAAAAGGCGAGCTGATGCAGAAATTGCTTTCAGTAGTGCAGGAAAGTATAGCATTTTTGGGCCATCACTTATAAGTTACAGGCTAAGATATTTGCCGTCTATTCCAGAGGATCCTACAGATAGTAGCCCACAAGAAATGCAAGATGCACTGCCAGATACCACTCAACAAAAGGCTGAAGATGCACCTGCAGAAGTCAACATTCAGAATGCAAAAGATGCACCTCCAGGTGAAATACCACAAGAAGCCAGAGATGGCGACCAAGGTACCACACCAGATGCTTCTTCAAATGTAATCTCACAAGATGTAGAAGATGTACCCACAAAGACCACACATCAAGACACAAATGATGCAATCCCAGATATCACTCCAGATACCCATTCAGAGATAATGGCACAAGATGCGGAAGATACGCCTGCAAAAATCACACAGCAAGATGCAAACAAGGCAACCCCAGATACCACAGCAGATGCACCTTCAGAAACTGCACCGCCGGATGCAGAAGACACACTACCAGTGGCAATGTCAGATGCAGAAGACTCACTACCAGTGGCAACGTCAGATGCAGCACCTAATGTGATACTCCAAGAGGCGGAACATTCATTAGCAGAAACCAGGCAACAGGATGCAGAAGATATCCTTCCAGATGCAACAGCTGATGTACTGCTCCTAGAGATGGAGGATACACCTGCAGAAACCACACAACTGGATGCAGAAGATACACTTCCAGGTACCACATCAGTTGCACCTCCTGATATAATGCTCCAAGACGGGGAAGATACAGCAGCAGGAAACAGACCACAGGATGCTGAAGATACACTTCCAGATACCACATCAGTTGCACCTCCTGATATAATGCTCCAAGATGGGGAAGATTCAGCAGCAGAAATCAGACTGCAGGATGCCGAAGATGCACTTCCAGATGTGATACCTGATGTAACATTCCAGCAGGCGGAAGATACACATGCAGAAACCACACAACAGGATACAGAAGACGCACTTCAAGATGCTACATCAGTTGCACCTCCTGATGTAGTCCTCCAAGACATGGAAGATATACCAGCACAGACTGTGGCATCGGATGCAAACAATGCACTTCCAGATAAAATATCAAGTGCAACACCTGATGTAACACTCCAAGAGGCAGAAGATACTCCTGCAGGAATCACACAACAGGGTGCAGAAGTTGCAGTTGCAGATACCACATTAGATGCACCTTCTGATACAATACTGCAAGATATGGAAGATACACCAGCAGAAGCCATACCACAGGATGCAGAAGTTGCGCCTTCTGTTATAGTACTCCAAGAAGTGGAAGCTGCACCAGCAGAAACTATACTACAGGATGCAGAAGATGCGCTTCCTGATATTACATCAGATGCACACGCTGATATGGTACTCCATGATATGGAACATGCACATGCAGAGGCCACACCACAGGATCCAGAAGATTCACTTCCAGATACTACGTCAGATGCACCTACTGATAAAATACTCAATTGCATGGAGGTTACACCTGCAGAAAGCTCACCACAGGGCACATTAGATGAGACATTAGATGCAACTCCAGAGATGATGCTCCAAGATGTGGAAGATACACCTACAGAAACCAAACAACAAGATGCTGAAGTTCTTGTTCCAGATCCCAAATTAGATGCACTTCCTGACAAAGTACTTCAAGATGCGGAAGTTTCACCTGCAGAAACTTCACCACAGTATGCAGATGCTGCACTTCCTGATTCCACCACATTAGATTTACTTCCCAATAAAGTAGCCCAAGATGTGGAGGATACTCTCCTGCAAACCACACCACAGGATGCAAATGATGCACTTCCGGATACCACACTACAGGACCCAAGGAAGGCACTTCAAAGTACTATACCAGAAGATTCACAAGGTATTGCATCAGAGACCAAACCGCAAGATGTAAAAGATGTTGCAAGCGAGGATTCAG cTGAAGCAGAGGGCGAAATTGTTGTAGATGCTGCACAAGTTGAAGCTATTAGCTGA